From the Deinococcus sonorensis KR-87 genome, the window GGGTGGCGTTCGTACCGCTCGAGGCGGCCACGGCGGCCGAGGGGATGGTGACGGCCCTGGCCGCCGCCCTGGGCCTGCCGCCCGGCCCCGCCGAGACGCTGGCGGCGCAGCTGCCGCCGGTGCTGCAGACCGGCCCTCACCTGCTGGTGCTGGACAACCTGGAGCACCTGCTGGCTGCCCCCTCGCGCGCGGAGGTGCTGACCCTGATCCAGACGCTGCTGGAGGCGGTGCCCACCCTGCGGCTGATCGTGACCTCGCGGGTGCGGCTGGGTCTGCAGGCCGAGTGGGTAATCTCGCTGGGGGGGCTGGACTACCCGCAGATCGCCCGGCTGGACCTCGCGGCCCAGTCCAGCGCGGTGCGGCTGTTCGTGGAGCGGGCCGGGCGGGTGAGGGGCGGCTTCGGACTGACGCCGCAGAACGTGGATGACCTGATCCGGGTCTGCCAGCTGACCGAGGGACTGCCGCTGGCCCTGGAGCTGACGGCCGCCTGGATGGGCACCTTCGACGTGGCGGACGTGGTGGCGGAGCTGTCGGCCAGCCTGGACCTGCTGGACAGTGACGCCCCCGACCGGCCGGAGCGGCACCGCAGCCTGCGGGCGGCCTTCGGGCATTCGTGGCGGCTGCTGGGCCCAGACGAACAGCGGGCGCTGGCCCGGCTGTCGGTGTTCCGGGGTGGCTTCGAGCGGGCGGCAGCCCTGGCGGTGACCGGCGGCCGGCTGCGCCCGCTGCTGACCCTGGCCGACCACTCGCTGCTGCGGCGCGACCGGGCGGGGCGGTACACCCTGCACGAGGTGGTGCGCCAGTACGCGGCCGAACAGCTGCAGCGCCAGCCGGCCGAGCAGGTGCAGGCACGCCAGGCCCATGCCGACTGGTACGCGGCGCTCGCTCAGGAGGCGGCGCCCCACCTGCATGGGCCGGAGCAGACCGACTGGCTGGCCCGGTTGCAGACCGAGCACGACAACTTGGAGGCTGCGCTGGAATGGACCTTCGCTCAGGCGGGCGTTCAGCAGGCGCTGGAGCTGACGGTGGCGCTGCACTGGTTCTGGTACGTGCGCGGCCACCACCGCTCCGGGTACGGCTGGCTGAGAATGGCCCTGGAGCGGCCCGGCGAGGTGCCGGCTCCGCTGCGTGCGGCGGCCCTGAGCCGGCTGGGCGGGCTGGCCCGCGATCTGGGCGAGTACCCTCAGGCCCAGGCGTGGCTGGAGCAGGCGCTGACGCTGGTGCAGGACCGGGACGCCCGGCTGGAGGCCGAGGTGCGGCACGGCCTGGGGTTGAGCCGCCGGGAACGCGGAGAGCTGGAGGCGGCCGGGCTGCAGCTGCAACGGGCCGAGCAGCTGCAGCGGACGCTGGAGCTGCCCTGGGCGCTGGCCAGCACGCTCAACGACCTGGGCATCGTCTGGGCCCTGCAAGATGACCTGGACCGGGCCCGGCCGCTCTTTCAGGAGAGCCTGACGCTGAAGGAGCGCATCGGTGACCGGCAGGGGGTCGCGTACGCGCTGGCCAACCTCGCCAACGTCACGGACGACCTGGGCGAGTACCAGCGCCTCACCGAGCAGAGCCTGGCGATTAAACGCGAGCTGGGTGACCGGCAGGGCATGGCCAACTCGCTCTTTAACCTGGCGGACATGCACCTGAACCGCGGCGAGCTGGCCATGGCCCGCCATCTGCTGCAGGAAGCGCTGGAGCTGTACTGGCAGCTGGGCCGGCAGCGCGGCGTTGCCGCGGCGCTCACCGAAGCGGCCAAGCTGGCCGCCTCCAGCAGCCTGCCGCTGCTGTGCCTGCAGCTGGCCGGCGCGGCCGACGCGCTGCTGGAGGCGGTGGGGGTGCCGGCCCAGGGCTTTGCGGTGGGCGGCCTGCTGGAACAGGCCCGGACGCTCGCCGGGGACGGCTGGGCCGACCATTACCGGCGCGGCGCGGCCCTGCCGCTGGAGGCAGCGGTTCGGCTGGCGCTGGAGGTCACCTCGGAGCAGGCCGCTCCGGACCCGTCCCCCTCCTGAAGCGGCCAGAACGCACTGCGCTGGACAGAGGAATGGAGGGGCCGGTCAGATGACCGGCCCCTCCGTCGTCCCGCCTTCAGCGCGGCCAGCGGTTTTCGCTGTACAGCACCGCGATCTCGGCGTCGCTGAGCGCGCGGTCGTAGACGCGGACGTCGTCGATGCCGCTCCGCAGGCCCGGCTCGTAGGGGGTGACCGAGGCGGTGGTGGCGCAGGTGAGGCTGTCGCCGCCCGGCGTGGCCCCGATGAACAGGTTGTGGCAGGCGCGGCCGCTGTACGGCGCACTGCCCGATGAGTAGGTCACCGTCCTGACATTGGCACCGTCCACGTACAGCCGGGTGGTGTAGCTGCTGTTCGCGAAGTCCAGCACCGCGGCCACGAACACCCAGCGGCCCGAACGCAGGTCATTGGGCGCGGCGATGGTGTTGGTGCCAAAGGTGGAGCTTGCCCTGAGCCTAGGAGGGGGGCGTTAGCTGACCGAGCAGGCGGGCCACATGAGCGGGCCGTGGAGAACCTGCCGGTGGGCCGGGCCGCCGAGAACGGGTATGCTGCCTGCGCCGAATCACCCTGCCCAGGAGGAATCACCGATGCCGCAACCCGACCCGACGACCCCACGTTCAGAGCCGCCGCCCCCCGGTCCGCCCCTGCGGCTGATTCACCTCGGTCTGGGCGGCTGGGGCCGCGACTGGATGAAGGTGGTGCGCGCCAACGGGGACGTGCAGACCGCCGCGTTCGTGGACAGCAGCCCGCAGGCGCTGCAGCTGGCCGCGCAGCAAGGCGCCGACCCCGCGCTGTGTTTCAGCTCGCTCACGGAGGCGCTGCAGGCGGTGCAGGCGGACGTCGCCCTGATCACCGCCAGCGCGCCGGGCCATACCCCGCTGGCGCTGGAGGCGCTGGCCGCCGGGCTGCCGGTGCTGATCGAGAAGCCGTTCGCGCCCACCCTGCAGGAGGCGCGGCAGGTGGTGGAGGCGGGCCGGCAGGCGGACCGCAGCGTGATGATCAGCCAGAACTACCGCTTCTTCCCGGCCCCGCAGCTGGCCGCGCAGCTGGTCCGGGAGCGCCGTTTCGGTGAGCTGGGCTTCGCGGAGGTGGACTTCCGGCGCGACAGTGCCCGGTCGCGCCCGCCCGCCACCGGCCACCATCAGCTGCCCCAGCCGCTGCTGATGGACATGGCCATCCACCACTTCGACCTGATGCGCTTCGTGCTGGGCCGCGAACCGCTGGCCATCACCTGCCACGCCTTCAATCCGCCCTGGAGTCCCTTCCGTGACCCGGCGAGCGCGGCGGCGACCATCGAGTTTGAGGGTGGTCTGGTGGTGAGCTACCGGGGCAGCTGGGCCAGTTCCGGCGTGGTCACGCCCTGGGCCGGCGAGTGGCGCATGGACGCCGCCGAGGGCGAGATCCGCTGGACCAGCCGGGACG encodes:
- a CDS encoding ATP-binding protein; this translates as MNGPGPEPTLLLLGPPEVEAGSARFPLPAEAPLWLLTLLGCHEEPVTRPELLELLYAQVDEPAARNRLRNLLHRLRQQPWSGGLQASGPGLYWTAPVDVRTFRQACRDGRWAEALALYRGPLLDGCRPADLPEFEAWLDAERDELQASWLDAALQHAAELERAGQARLALPWLDRLLGVSPYSEEAVQAALRCAAQLGDPAEAERVYSRFQLQLQRDLGVYPSAATTRLYEGVQQAAAPAAPLPTFRHSGPPLFGRHHELAWIQERLDQPDGRLLTLLGPGGAGKTRLSQEVLAGQDAGVRVAFVPLEAATAAEGMVTALAAALGLPPGPAETLAAQLPPVLQTGPHLLVLDNLEHLLAAPSRAEVLTLIQTLLEAVPTLRLIVTSRVRLGLQAEWVISLGGLDYPQIARLDLAAQSSAVRLFVERAGRVRGGFGLTPQNVDDLIRVCQLTEGLPLALELTAAWMGTFDVADVVAELSASLDLLDSDAPDRPERHRSLRAAFGHSWRLLGPDEQRALARLSVFRGGFERAAALAVTGGRLRPLLTLADHSLLRRDRAGRYTLHEVVRQYAAEQLQRQPAEQVQARQAHADWYAALAQEAAPHLHGPEQTDWLARLQTEHDNLEAALEWTFAQAGVQQALELTVALHWFWYVRGHHRSGYGWLRMALERPGEVPAPLRAAALSRLGGLARDLGEYPQAQAWLEQALTLVQDRDARLEAEVRHGLGLSRRERGELEAAGLQLQRAEQLQRTLELPWALASTLNDLGIVWALQDDLDRARPLFQESLTLKERIGDRQGVAYALANLANVTDDLGEYQRLTEQSLAIKRELGDRQGMANSLFNLADMHLNRGELAMARHLLQEALELYWQLGRQRGVAAALTEAAKLAASSSLPLLCLQLAGAADALLEAVGVPAQGFAVGGLLEQARTLAGDGWADHYRRGAALPLEAAVRLALEVTSEQAAPDPSPS
- a CDS encoding LamG-like jellyroll fold domain-containing protein, with product MFVAAVLDFANSSYTTRLYVDGANVRTVTYSSGSAPYSGRACHNLFIGATPGGDSLTCATTASVTPYEPGLRSGIDDVRVYDRALSDAEIAVLYSENRWPR
- a CDS encoding Gfo/Idh/MocA family protein; its protein translation is MPQPDPTTPRSEPPPPGPPLRLIHLGLGGWGRDWMKVVRANGDVQTAAFVDSSPQALQLAAQQGADPALCFSSLTEALQAVQADVALITASAPGHTPLALEALAAGLPVLIEKPFAPTLQEARQVVEAGRQADRSVMISQNYRFFPAPQLAAQLVRERRFGELGFAEVDFRRDSARSRPPATGHHQLPQPLLMDMAIHHFDLMRFVLGREPLAITCHAFNPPWSPFRDPASAAATIEFEGGLVVSYRGSWASSGVVTPWAGEWRMDAAEGEIRWTSRDDPPPDRVTARRLGEPAADLTLPAVAHLDRAGSLAEFVSAVRAGREPASSGQENLLSLALALAAVQSAQEGRTVALSEVVERPGQGGA